A genomic window from Nitrososphaerales archaeon includes:
- a CDS encoding cupin domain-containing protein: MAKKEREISSIDDIPWKKVEGYEKVYEKILSFDDETGAYTRLLRFDPGAEIPHILEHDFWEEVFILDGMLIDKRKNLTLTKGMYGCRPPGMKHGPYLSPNGCITFEIRYYGFKGKGKGDG, encoded by the coding sequence TTGGCCAAGAAAGAGAGGGAGATATCCAGTATAGATGATATCCCATGGAAGAAAGTCGAAGGTTATGAAAAAGTTTATGAAAAGATTTTAAGTTTTGATGATGAGACTGGGGCATATACGAGATTGCTCCGATTCGATCCGGGAGCTGAGATTCCACACATACTCGAGCACGATTTTTGGGAAGAAGTCTTCATCTTAGATGGAATGCTCATCGATAAAAGAAAGAATCTGACTCTGACCAAAGGTATGTACGGTTGTAGACCACCTGGCATGAAGCATGGGCCTTATCTATCGCCTAATGGATGTATAACATTTGAAATCAGATATTATGGGTTTAAAGGGAAGG